From a single Brassica rapa cultivar Chiifu-401-42 chromosome A01, CAAS_Brap_v3.01, whole genome shotgun sequence genomic region:
- the LOC103872738 gene encoding UDP-glycosyltransferase 72E1 — protein sequence MQITRPHAIMFASPGMGHVIPVIELGKRLAGSHGFQVTIFVLEADAASAQSQFFNSPGCDATLIDVIGLPTPDISGLVNPSGFIAINLLTMMRETIPTLRSKIEEMQHKPTALIVDLFGLDALRLGGEFNMLTYVFIASNARFLALTMYFPTLEKDVEEEHIIKKKPLPMPGCEPVRFEDTLEPFLDPTDHIYREFVPFGLVFPTADGLIVNTWEDMEPKTLKSLHDPKLLGGIARVPVYPIGPLCRPVDPLKINHPVLDWLNKQPEESVLYISFGSGGSLSSNQITELAWGLELSQQRFVWVVRPPVDGSASSEYLSTNSGEVHDYLPKEFLSRTNERGLVVSSWAPQAEILAHQAVGGFFTHCGWNSILESVVSGVPMIAWPLFADQKLNATLLNEELGIAIRSRKLMSEEVVSRVEIESLVRRIMVEEEGCEMREKVKKLRDTAEKSVSCDGGSSHESLSRVANECDRLLERARNARGA from the coding sequence ATGCAGATTACAAGACCACATGCTATCATGTTCGCTAGCCCAGGAATGGGCCATGTCATCCCGGTGATCGAGCTTGGAAAACGCTTAGCCGGATCTCATGGCTTCCAAGTCACTATCTTCGTCCTTGAAGCCGACGCAGCCTCCGCTCAGTCTCAATTTTTCAACTCACCTGGCTGCGATGCAACACTTATTGACGTCATCGGCCTCCCGACTCCAGATATCTCCGGTTTAGTGAACCCATCAGGCTTTATCGCGATCAACCTTTTGACCATGATGCGTGAGACCATACCAACCCTCCGGTCTAAGATCGAGGAGATGCAGCACAAACCAACGGCTTTGATCGTAGACTTGTTCGGTCTGGACGCGTTACGGCTCGGTGGTGAGTTCAACATGTTGACTTATGTCTTCATCGCTTCGAACGCACGTTTTCTCGCGTTGACTATGTATTTCCCAACGCTGGAGAAAGACGTTGAAGAGGAGCACATAATAAAGAAGAAACCCTTGCCTATGCCTGGATGTGAACCGGTTCGGTTTGAGGACACTCTTGAACCATTCCTTGACCCAACCGACCATATATACCGGGAGTTCGTTCCTTTTGGTTTAGTTTTCCCAACGGCTGATGGTCTTATTGTGAATACATGGGAAGATATGGAGCCCAAAACTTTGAAATCTCTTCACGACCCAAAGCTCTTGGGTGGAATCGCTCGTGTACCGGTTTATCCAATTGGTCCTTTATGCAGACCGGTTGATCCACTGAAAATTAACCATCCGGTTTTGGATTGGTTAAACAAGCAACCTGAGGAGTCCGTGCTTTACATCTCATTTGGAAGCGGCGGCTCTCTCTCAAGTAACCAGATAACGGAACTGGCTTGGGGGCTCGAGTTGAGCCAGCAACGGTTCGTTTGGGTGGTCCGTCCCCCCGTAGACGGTTCAGCTAGCAGCGAGTATTTATCTACTAATAGCGGGGAAGTACATGATTATCTACCAAAAGAGTTTCTTAGCCGGACTAACGAGAGAGGCCTTGTGGTCTCTTCATGGGCTCCACAAGCCGAGATCCTAGCCCACCAAGCCGTCGGTGGGTTTTTTACTCACTGTGGTTGGAACTCGATTCTTGAAAGCGTAGTTAGCGGCGTTCCAATGATTGCCTGGCCGCTTTTTGCGGATCAAAAACTGAATGCAACGTTGCTCAACGAGGAGCTAGGAATCGCCATCCGGTCTAGAAAGCTAATGTCGGAGGAAGTGGTTTCGAGGGTGGAGATCGAGTCGTTGGTGAGAAGGATTATGGTGGAGGAGGAAGGTTGTGAGATgagagagaaagtgaagaaGCTGAGGGACACGGCGGAGAAGTCGGTGAGTTGCGATGGTGGTTCATCGCATGAGTCGCTATCGAGAGTGGCTAACGAATGCGACCGTCTTTTGGAACGAGCTAGAAATGCTCGTGGTGCCTAG